One window of the Colletotrichum destructivum chromosome 6, complete sequence genome contains the following:
- a CDS encoding Putative serine/threonine-protein kinase Atg1, which translates to MEGDGSQPTQATQNVLDPRRVGKQNSGFSDEDISDIICILYPHSEFARREVHRIAREHSQHVVGREEADAVEPDYEQEDRADQFQLTPPNIEHAIILRLSAKTKDPLHGFMFGRNVSRCDICFANDPMKRLSNIHFRIYVNEYGVVMLEDQSTNGTFVEGTLLRAKPKNANDKCDTKRVLSHGSKVKVLMHNEQHDLEFLVRIPKRVGEYEMAYTAKLQQYFAKLETLRVNHNETVVPGPGGHVDLFAAPRRPPTATTRRIALPSGTTQDNVDRFPRDWDGSGKYNRVGQIGKGAFAVVYKVTSKFDGVPYAAKELEKRRFIKNGVLDQKVENEMRIMQRVQHPNIVRYIEHFDWDNRLFIIIMEFVGGGDLGKLINSRGPLQEVSVKQMAAQLLSALAHLHENHITHRDVKPDNILISSLNPFDVKLTDFGLSKMVDNEQTFLRTFCGTLLYCAPEVYSEYAEYDDNGYRNPRNRAKRAAVGQRYDHAVDVWSLGGVLFYALTGNPPYPVKNGVSYSELLHTIMTKPLDTLPLEQQGISPQGIDFLCDMLEKRPECRATVRELQAHPWLGVHRLKPSQSGDQSFDEITDEDEALQVNASQLSLEEGQSRHLADTELPFDESADDIVNDFIEEDSEIENGTIGPSGHGVAGPRLFGEVNISAVGSRGAIAAERLNLPVADSGVLGHESTGIEIGDSYESEDASTIIGRKSGSSGGARLSVSAVNGQSADQLRSLVENVASQSLGATDFGSDLQMKSAATSQANGTFYNASKRKPASVDTSDEFEPRPREKPIFKRLKSEGNLDALAEEEMEEYKLVASVPQIKRLESGRQIDGPFNKMHFWGKDLSTWHLRYPEMTQLQYEMFKKAARSRGEEFGPAKSPLWELAFKYFPPNNGVPAMHTQSQPTADETNRALLKRDDRKVLEGTEWDIPSTAPPPEEDSLPDTLPPETQKIVVPIRDDGPKRAIAVLESAPDSVVSGICIPVRISLMSWGRGPSNTAIYEPKTEIKIPKYALKILLWKDGYDPSKDLNKHPWDKYPDGEGFAFYLSTKATNGILLNGAELLSHDCKNPTSPSKNWVQVYDGDEVVVWGTATDTTSQTKVVFRCFYGDSAKRRHPDAPPKLVSSSAARKMDEICGRYERKLRMAAEQERRYNEVDKELAERKQNIERERERSRVFEEKRLEALRFVALRTASRRGGSPASAPATTVLRGQTPGLNAPSPLQEIRSSSPHN; encoded by the exons ATGGAGGGCGATGGGTCGCAGCCCACCCAAG CTACCCAAAACGTCCTCGATCCGCGCCGTGTAGGCAAACAAAACTCTGGCTTCTCTGACGAAGATATATCCGACATCATCTGCATCCTCTACCCCCACTCCGAATTCGCCCGTCGCGAAGTCCACCGAATAGCCCGCGAACACTCGCAACATGTCGTCGGTAGGGAAGAGGCAGACGCCGTGGAGCCAGACTATGAGCAGGAGGACAGGGCCGACCAGTTCCAGCTGACGCCGCCCAACATCGAGCACGCCATCATACTACGCCTGTCTGCTAAGACCAAAGACCCGCTCCATGGCTTCATGTTCGGCCGTAACGTCTCGCGGTGCGACATTTGCTTCGCCAACGACCCCATGAAGCGCCTCAGCAACATTCACTTCCGTATCTATGTCAATGAGTATGGCGTCGTAATGCTGGAGGATCAGTCGACCAACGGTACCTTTGTCGAAGGGACCCTGTTGCGCGCAAAGCCCAAGAACGCAAACGACAAGTGCGACACGAAGAGGGTGCTCAGTCATGGCTCCAAGGTCAAAGTCTTGATGCACAATGAGCAGCACGACTTGGAATTCTTAGTTCGTATACCAAAGCGCGTGGGCGAATACGAAATGGCATACACAGCAAAGCTACAGCAGTACTTTGCCAAGCTTGAGACTCTGCGTGTGAACCACAACGAGACGGTGGTGCCGGGTCCGGGTGGCCAT GTCGATTTGTTTGCTGCCCCTAGGAGACCGCCAACCGCCACCACGCGGCGAATAGCGCTACCATCCGGGACCACACAGGATAACGTTGACCGGTTCCCGAGGGACTGGGATGGTTCTGGGAAGTACAACCGCGTCGGCCAGATTGGCAAGGGCGCCTTTGCGGTTGTTTACAAGGTCACATCTAAGTTTGACGGGGTCCCGTacgccgccaaggagctggagAAGCGGCGGTTCATCAAGAACGGTGTCCTAGATCAAAAGGTGGAAAACGAGATGAGGATCATGCAAAGGGTTCAACAT CCCAACATCGTCCGATATATTGAGCATTTCGACTGGGACAACCggctcttcatcatcatcatggagtttgtcggcggcggcgatctcggcaAGCTTATCAATAGCCGTGGACCCTTGCAAGAGGTGTCGGTCAAGCAAATGGCGGCTCAGTTGCTTAGTGCCTTGGCTCATCTGCACGAAAACCACATAACGCATCGAGACGTCAAACCTGACAACATCCTTATCTCCTCACTCAATCCTTTTGATGTCAAGTTGACGGACTTCGGCCTCTCCAAAATGGTCGACAATGAGCAGACGTTCCTCAGAACGTTTTGCGGCACCTTACTGTACTGCGCCCCAGAAGTGTACTCCGAGTACGCTGAATACGATGACAACGGCTATCGAAACCCGCGGAATAGGGCAAAGCGGGCAGCAGTTGGACAAAGATATGACCACGCCGTTGATGTCTGGTCTCTCGGTGGTGTGCTTTTCTATGCGCTCACCGGTAATCCGCCATACCCCGTTAAGAATGGTGTCAGCTATTCTGAGTTACTCCACACCATCATGACGAAGCCTCTTGATACGCTCCCGCTGGAGCAACAGGGGATCTCGCCGCAGGGCATCGACTTCCTTTGCGATATGCTGGAGAAACGGCCGGAATGTCGCGCAACGGTTAGGGAACTTCAGGCGCATCCCTGGCTAGGCGTTCACAGACTGAAGCCTTCGCAAAGCGGTGATCAGTCATTCGACGAAATTactgacgaagacgaagcgTTGCAAGTAAACGCATCTCAGCTTAGTCTGGAGGAGGGACAGTCGCGGCATCTCGCCGACACAGAGCTACCGTTCGATGAAAGTGCGGATGACATCGTCAACGACTTCATCGAGGAAGATTCAGAAATAGAGAATGGGACTATCGGGCCGTCTGGGCATGGTGTTGCTGGTCCAAGGCTCTTTGGAGAGGTCAATATCTCTGCTGTGGGCAGCAGGGGCGCAATCGCGGCAGAACGGCTCAACCTCCCCGTGGCCGATTCGGGCGTTTTAGGCCATGAAAGCACTGGGATAGAGATTGGGGACAGCTACGAGTCGGAAGACGCTTCAACAATCATCGGTAGAAAGTCAGGGAGCAGCGGCGGTGCTCGACTTTCCGTCTCAGCCGTTAACGGCCAGTCAGCGGATCAGCTGCGTAGTCTGGTCGAAAATGTCGCTTCTCAAAGTCTGGGTGCAACCGATTTTGGCAGCGATCTGCAGATGAAGTCCGCGGCCACATCCCAAGCCAACGGGACATTCTACAACGCTAGCAAACGGAAACCAGCATCGGTCGATACGAGCGATGAGTTCgagccgcggccgagggagaAGCCCATTTTCAAACGCCTCAAGTCAGAGGGCAACCTCGATGCCTTGGCAGAAGAGGAAATGGAGGAGTACAAGCTCGTTGCCTCTGTTCCACAGATCAAAAGGCTGGAATCAGGACGCCAAATCGATGGGCCCTTCAACAAGATGCACTTCTGGGGGAAGGACCTCAGCACATGGCACCTCCGCTACCCCGAGATGACACAGCTACAGTACGAGATGTTCAAAAAGGCAGCACGAAGCCGGGGAGAGGAGTTTGGTCCAGCAAAATCCCCCCTGTGGGAGCTAGCTTTCAAGTACTTCCCACCGAACAACGGCGTGCCCGCCATGCACACCCAGAGCCAACCAACCGCCGATGAGACAAACCGGGCGCTGCTGAAGCGAGATGACAGGAAAGTGCTGGAGGGCACGGAGTGGGACATTCCCTCCACGGCTCCTCCGCCCGAAGAAGATTCGCTTCCCGACACTCTACCGCCAGAAACCCAAAAGATTGTTGTGCCCATTCGCGATGACGGGCCGAAACGGGCTATTGCTGTACTGGAGTCAGCCCCTGATTCCGTGGTCTCTGGGATCTGCATTCCCGTGAGGATCTCGCTGATGTCATGGGgccgaggaccttccaacaCAGCCATTTATGAGCCCAAGACAGAGATCAAAATACCCAAATATGCTCTGAAGATCCTGCTGTGGAAGGACGGCTACGATCCCTCCAAGGATCTGAACAAGCATCCATGGGACAAGTATCCGGACGGCGAAGGATTCGCCTTTTACCTATCGACAAAAGCAACGAATGGAATCTTGCTCAATGGTGCCGAACTTCTTTCACATGACTGCAAGAACCCCACAAGCCCATCAAAGAACTGGGTCCAAGTgtacgacggcgacgaggtcgttgTATGGGGCACCGCTACCGACACGACAAGCCAGACAAAGGTCGTTTTCCGCTGCTTTTACGGCGATTCCGCAAAGCGCCGCCACCCAGATGCCCCACCCAAGCTCGtctcttcatcggcggcgcgcaAAATGGACGAGATTTGCGGCAGATACGAGAGAAAgctgaggatggcggccGAACAGGAACGGAGGTACAACGAAGTCGACAAGGAGTTGGCCGAGCGCAAGCAAAACATCGAAAGGGAGCGTGAGCGCAGCCGTGTTTTTGAGGAGAAGCGGCTCGAGGCGCTGAGGTTCGTAGCGCTGAGAACGGCGTCTAGGAGGGGGGGCTCGCCGGCTAGCGCGCCCGCGACTACCGTTCTCCGGGGCCAGACGCCGGGTCTGAATGCCCCGTCGCCACTGCAGGAGATTCGGTCTAGCAGCCCTCACAACTGA